In Rhinolophus ferrumequinum isolate MPI-CBG mRhiFer1 chromosome 7, mRhiFer1_v1.p, whole genome shotgun sequence, the following proteins share a genomic window:
- the FAM81B gene encoding protein FAM81B translates to MSTKNSTDLVEYVNKDHSFLPVIPNTQRSQLDTRLNSQERTIAFLLEQAFHIKEDISACLQGTHGFQKEELLARKLLENHIQTITIIVKKLSQNIEILEDQIRARDQAATGINFAVQELNTKHLQGVGDLRGRVARCDSSIVKLSGDMHFIRHEHQQIEKTIQKLASAIETVSKNLDMKVMQLSGKIEASSSEQISNLKTVQGDYRHEMNLLEFKFNSLSNNLYEEVETNQKWTEKQFIKCEKDQLGPMNQCLTLLREKLEKSENKMEKKILQLSSKLEHFITAQKQTAELSKVKHIENKLSRKMTQLEKHIWDELEKMQNEYQSGFKSIHDSLTSLQQIQKTKMDLEKYKVQKDLKKLQRKIVELQEV, encoded by the exons GgatcattctttccttcctgtcaTTCCAAACACCCAGAGAAGTCAGCTCGACACCAGGCTAAACAGTCAGGAGCGCACGATCGCTTTCCTCCTTGAACAAGCCTTCCACATCAAGGAGGACATCTCTGCTTGTCTTCAGGGGACTCACGGCTTTCAAAAAGAGGAGTTACTAGCCAGGAAGCTACTGGAAAACCATATCCAGaccatcaccatcatcgtcaAAAAACTCAGCCAAAACATTGAG ATTTTAGAAGATCAAATAAGAGCTCGAGATCAGGCAGCCACAGGAATTAATTTTGCAGTACAGGAGTTAAACACCAAACACCTTCAAGGAGTTGGAGATCTTCGAGGACGAGTCGCCAG ATGTGATTCCAGCATTGTGAAGCTTTCTGGAGATATGCATTTCATCAGGCACGAGCACCAgcaaattgaaaaaacaattcaaaagctCGCGTCTGCCATAGAAACTGTTTCTAAGAACCTGGATATGAAG GTAATGCAGCTCTCAGGGAAGATAGAGGCTTCCAGTTCTGAGCAAATCTCAAATTTAAAGACGGTCCAGGGGGATTATCGCCACGAAATGAATCTTTTGGAGTTCAA ATTTAATTCACTTTCAAATAATCTGTATGAGGAAGTTGAGACCAatcaaaaatggacagaaaagcAGTTCATCAAATGTGAAAAAGACCAGCTCGGCCCTATGAATCAGTGTCTGACGCTGCTCCGGGAAAAACTG GAAAagtctgaaaataaaatggaaaaaaaaatactgcagcTTTCGAGCAAATTAGAGCACTTCATTACTGCACAGAAACAGACAGCAGAACTGAGCAAAGTAAAgcatatagaaaataaactatCCAGAAAGATGACCCAACTGGAAAAGCACATCTGGGATGAATTAGAGAAAATGCAGAATGAATACCAATCAG GATTTAAGTCGATTCATGACTCTCTCACCTCCCTccaacaaatacagaaaacaaagatggatttagagaaatataaagtTCAGAAAGACCTAAAGAAGTTACAGCGTAAGATAGTGGAACTCCAGGAAGTATAA